A stretch of the Xyrauchen texanus isolate HMW12.3.18 chromosome 20, RBS_HiC_50CHRs, whole genome shotgun sequence genome encodes the following:
- the kcns3a gene encoding potassium voltage-gated channel subfamily S member 3a, with protein sequence MVYGQVLHHRGPEESFINLNVGGFKQRVERIILQRFPNTRLARLLYCSSEAAILQLCDDYGAADREYYFDRNPGFFRYVLNFYHTGKIHLMEELCVFSFSQELEYWGIKELHLDACCSNKFLEQKEYAGECDWGNDDDPQNQLQDSLDSSMEELSAFDKDLEKFEGTWCSEKRKQLWLRLENPGYSCSAKVTAVLSLSVVLMSIVAMCVHSMPEFHQVDANDKEVEDPVFAVFETFCVLWFSIEFILRLAVTPCLCKFLCNALNIIDFASIVPFYATLAFETVDAEESEELENVGRVVQILRLMRIFRILKLARHSVGLRSLGATLRHSYHEVGLLLLFLSVGISIFSVLIYFAEREDDESKLQTIPVGWWWATISMTTVGYGDTYPVTLAGKLVATLCIICGLLVVALPISIIFNKFSKYYQRQKALVEADQLQQDDENLPDLSMLGGLPFIHMSDIYTQKMNSLVRSVSSKSSVGSEGDNTDASSIQDVDVFCSSGMPEADKAT encoded by the coding sequence ATGGTGTACGGGCAGGTCCTGCACCACCGTGGTCCCGAGGAGAGCTTCATCAACCTCAACGTTGGTGGCTTTAAGCAGCGCGTGGAACGCATCATCCTCCAGCGTTTCCCCAACACGCGGCTGGCCCGATTACTTTACTGCAGCTCAGAGGCTGCTATTCTCCAGCTTTGCGATGACTATGGTGCAGCCGACCGCGAATATTATTTTGACCGCAACCCAGGATTTTTTCGCTATGTGCTGAATTTTTACCATACTGGTAAGATCCACCTTATGGAAGagttgtgtgtgtttagttttAGTCAGGAATTAGAATATTGGGGCATTAAAGAGCTTCACCTTGACGCTTGTTGCAGCAACAAATTTCTAGAACAGAAAGAGTATGCAGGAGAGTGCGATTGGGGAAATGATGACGACCCACAGAACCAGCTGCAGGACAGCTTGGACTCATCCATGGAAGAGCTTTCTGCATTTGATAAAGACCTGGAGAAGTTCGAGGGCACCTGGTGCTCTGAGAAGCGCAAGCAACTCTGGCTACGACTGGAGAATCCTGGATATTCCTGCTCTGCGAAAGTTACGGCTGTGCTTTCTTTGAGTGTGGTGCTAATGAGTATTGTAGCCATGTGTGTTCATAGCATGCCTGAGTTCCACCAGGTGGATGCCAATGATAAGGAGGTGGAGGACCCGGTGTTTGCTGTGTTTGAGACCTTTTGTGTCCTCTGGTTCTCCATTGAATTTATCCTACGGTTAGCTGTCACACCATGTTTGTGCAAATTCCTGTGCAATGCATTAAACATCATTGACTTTGCATCCATTGTTCCATTTTATGCAACACTGGCATTCGAAACCGTCGATGCTGAAGAAAGTGAGGAGCTTGAGAACGTTGGGAGGGTCGTGCAGATCTTGCGTCTCATGCGGATCTTTCGCATCCTCAAACTGGCACGGCATTCGGTCGGGTTGCGTTCACTTGGGGCGACTCTTCGTCATAGTTACCATGAGGTTggactcctcctcctcttcctctctgttggTATCTCCATTTTCTCTGTGCTCATCTATTTTGCGGAAAGAGAGGACGATGAGTCTAAACTGCAGACCATACCGGTGGGCTGGTGGTGGGCGACAATCAGCATGACCACGGTGGGATATGGCGACACGTATCCGGTCACGCTGGCTGGGAAACTCGTTGCAACCTTGTGCATCATTTGTGGCCTGCTTGTGGTTGCTCTTCCTATCAGCATCATCTTCAATAAGTTCTCCAAGTACTACCAGAGACAGAAAGCCCTAGTGGAGGCTGACCAGCTCCAACAAGATGATGAAAATCTTCCAGATCTCAGCATGCTGGGAGGTCTCCCATTTATTCATATGAGTGACATCTACACCCAAAAGATGAATTCTCTGGTGCGCAGTGTGTCCTCTAAGAGTAGTGTTGGAAGTGAGGGAGACAACACTGATGCTTCAAGCATTCAGGATGTAGACGTTTTCTGCTCTTCTGGGATGCCAGAGGCAGACAaagcaacataa